One window of Candidatus Nitrospira kreftii genomic DNA carries:
- a CDS encoding hypothetical protein (conserved exported protein of unknown function): MNISRTLISSGLMLALSLAVGCGTDAPVRPRLPPSETDLILLASTALCESKASFLNKHPSSTHTASDWGSGQELTIPTERSASHGEESYFFDEDGVLVGALFTFPRGLDLHPYSVLRNTLFQLKPSLEFYLNVAQLETGTNMESSALLETGDEKSTTQYLVTNLRERPILLQASFTIDPYVRLFSPYRREFLDRLRNSLGGKGGQNIESQGIEDKEPYSSLQQFARGQAAQLAYCGEKNYDIAADAYQKSIASGFTNTVWLAEAHHKLGVAWQAKGKPEKARAELLRSLALRPNIPEVLNNLGTIEMQLGDKAEGLRLFEKAIVLRPNYALARYNLAESTESTNPTRALSEYETYLAIVDGIPEEAARIAHVKERIKALKK; the protein is encoded by the coding sequence ATGAACATCTCGAGGACCCTGATATCATCCGGTTTGATGCTTGCGCTAAGCTTGGCCGTAGGCTGTGGTACAGATGCCCCGGTCAGGCCCCGTCTCCCTCCCTCAGAAACCGATCTTATTTTGCTGGCTTCGACAGCACTCTGTGAGAGCAAGGCGAGCTTCCTGAATAAGCATCCTTCCTCGACGCATACAGCGAGCGATTGGGGAAGTGGCCAGGAGCTGACGATTCCGACCGAGCGTAGTGCGTCACACGGCGAGGAATCATATTTCTTTGATGAAGACGGAGTATTGGTCGGAGCGCTCTTCACGTTTCCCAGAGGGCTGGATCTCCACCCGTATTCGGTGCTCCGGAACACGCTCTTTCAGCTGAAACCGTCCCTCGAGTTCTATTTAAATGTGGCTCAATTGGAAACAGGAACGAACATGGAGAGTAGTGCGCTGCTGGAAACTGGCGATGAAAAAAGCACGACTCAGTATCTGGTTACCAATCTTCGGGAACGTCCAATCCTGCTCCAAGCGTCCTTTACCATCGACCCGTACGTACGGCTTTTTTCCCCGTACCGGCGTGAGTTTCTCGATCGGCTTCGCAATTCGTTGGGAGGCAAAGGTGGCCAGAATATTGAAAGTCAGGGGATCGAAGACAAGGAACCGTACTCATCATTGCAGCAATTTGCGCGTGGCCAGGCCGCTCAACTCGCGTATTGCGGTGAGAAGAACTATGACATTGCCGCGGATGCGTATCAAAAATCTATTGCCAGCGGATTTACGAATACAGTGTGGCTTGCGGAAGCCCATCATAAACTTGGCGTCGCGTGGCAGGCGAAGGGAAAACCTGAGAAAGCGAGAGCCGAGTTACTGCGGTCACTTGCACTCAGACCCAATATTCCAGAAGTATTAAATAACCTTGGTACGATCGAGATGCAACTTGGAGATAAAGCCGAAGGCTTAAGACTGTTTGAGAAGGCCATCGTCCTACGACCTAACTATGCGCTTGCCCGTTATAACCTTGCTGAATCGACTGAATCGACGAATCCTACACGTGCACTCTCGGAATACGAAACCTACTTGGCTATCGTAGACGGCATCCCTGAAGAAGCTGCCCGGATTGCGCACGTGAAGGAACGCATCAAGGCGTTAAAAAAATAG
- a CDS encoding hypothetical protein (conserved exported protein of unknown function) → MKATLTVVGMMILALVATGCSTTHQPGVGAEDKGYMPPTSIYNILDSTALVYSSPAAGSAISDHPLRWVGFILHPIGHAFDYGINRPMYTLGGNSPYLHGYTAEDSMLDAQRQ, encoded by the coding sequence ATGAAAGCCACGTTGACGGTTGTCGGGATGATGATTTTGGCTCTGGTCGCAACCGGCTGTAGTACGACGCATCAACCAGGTGTGGGCGCAGAGGACAAGGGATACATGCCTCCCACGAGTATTTATAATATCTTGGACAGCACCGCCTTGGTCTATTCATCCCCAGCCGCCGGATCGGCCATCAGTGATCATCCGCTTCGGTGGGTTGGGTTTATTCTGCACCCGATTGGCCATGCGTTTGATTACGGGATTAATCGTCCGATGTATACGCTTGGTGGCAACTCTCCCTATCTTCACGGATACACCGCTGAAGATAGTATGTTGGACGCACAACGCCAGTAG
- a CDS encoding hypothetical protein (conserved protein of unknown function) — protein MKSVDGVDTDGFTDDFLWEEGYSSAHNRHHDEPFQGFQVTFERLSISLVRLRLNKENDRHGPLPSEPDCIRWMLENLNDEILSLAKNISEHNLSPIDGVLVLPSPETTGDYIVWEGNRRVIALKLLDDPNRCPDPILRRKFAEIAHKARIPLPQEIECTVAPSMEEADRLIELRHQGPQEGIGTLPWDGQQKSRHLQRLGKKGRYAFSHQVIDAFSDKFDQELRGKVAGTGFAISTLDRLLKNPEVRDFLGIRNEDGIPRRFLHEKEIVKGLTRVLEDIADGMPVRDVYTTKQQRKYIRGFPPANTPDQRQNLRDSVALTPPISSRLNPSNSRSRPISYQRSHLIPINVRYSIRDKRLNAIYRELRDINLKDHRNAVAVLFRVFVELSIELYLDKHGVTYHDGDRLAKKAEAAINHMKQNAWANTDIVKGIQTGISSQHNPLSFNTFNAYVHNRHFHPSPQELATSWDNAQPFLDVLFNHLH, from the coding sequence ATGAAATCTGTGGACGGAGTTGACACTGACGGCTTCACGGATGATTTTTTATGGGAAGAAGGGTATTCTTCGGCGCACAATAGGCACCACGATGAACCTTTTCAAGGATTTCAAGTGACCTTCGAACGATTATCTATTTCCCTAGTTCGCCTCCGACTGAACAAAGAAAATGATCGGCACGGTCCCCTTCCATCAGAACCCGATTGCATCAGATGGATGCTAGAAAATCTAAACGACGAGATACTCAGTCTCGCCAAGAACATATCCGAACACAACCTCAGCCCTATTGATGGGGTATTGGTCTTGCCAAGCCCTGAGACGACTGGTGACTACATCGTTTGGGAAGGCAACCGTCGCGTCATCGCTCTTAAGCTTTTAGATGACCCTAATCGTTGTCCAGATCCAATCTTGCGTCGAAAGTTTGCTGAAATTGCGCACAAAGCCAGAATCCCGCTCCCACAGGAAATTGAATGTACTGTTGCACCATCAATGGAGGAAGCGGATCGACTGATCGAATTGAGACATCAAGGCCCTCAAGAAGGTATCGGCACGCTTCCTTGGGACGGGCAACAAAAGAGCCGGCACCTTCAACGACTTGGGAAGAAGGGCCGTTACGCTTTCTCTCACCAAGTAATTGATGCGTTTTCTGACAAGTTCGATCAGGAACTCCGAGGCAAAGTTGCCGGAACTGGGTTCGCCATATCGACACTAGACCGCTTACTCAAAAATCCTGAAGTCAGAGATTTTCTCGGTATCAGAAATGAAGACGGAATTCCTAGGCGCTTCCTTCATGAGAAAGAAATTGTGAAAGGGCTAACCAGAGTCTTGGAAGATATCGCAGATGGGATGCCTGTTAGGGACGTGTACACCACGAAGCAGCAAAGAAAATATATTCGCGGATTCCCTCCTGCCAATACTCCCGACCAAAGGCAGAATCTCCGAGATTCTGTTGCATTAACGCCCCCGATAAGTTCCCGATTGAATCCATCGAACTCCCGCAGCAGGCCGATTTCCTACCAACGATCTCACTTGATTCCGATAAATGTGCGCTACTCGATTAGGGATAAACGCCTAAATGCCATATATCGTGAGCTTCGTGACATCAACCTTAAGGATCACCGAAATGCCGTTGCCGTACTATTTCGGGTGTTCGTAGAGCTCAGCATCGAGCTATACCTTGATAAGCATGGGGTTACCTATCATGACGGCGACAGGCTGGCTAAAAAGGCAGAGGCTGCCATAAATCACATGAAGCAAAACGCTTGGGCGAATACGGACATCGTGAAAGGAATTCAGACTGGGATATCAAGCCAACACAATCCACTCTCCTTTAATACGTTCAATGCTTACGTTCACAACCGCCACTTTCACCCATCGCCCCAGGAGCTGGCAACATCCTGGGATAACGCTCAACCCTTCTTAGATGTCCTGTTCAACCATTTGCACTGA
- a CDS encoding DNA methyltransferase: MRYYSPLRYPGGKGRLAPFIRQVFIDNAICEGTYIEPYAGGAAIALELVMTGYAKEAWINDIDPAIYAFWHSALNESSDLIKKVKHVPLTISEWHRQRKIYIGPKPQDSLSLGFATLFLNRVNRSGILNAGVIGGLSQTGNWLIDARFNRDELIDRLYRLAQYRHRIHLFNLDAEQFLKETPLPKRSLVYMDPPYFHKAQRLYRNHYAEADHSRIAELALRMRSTHWIVSYDDAPEILRLYPKKRFIRYALNYSAQDKRSGAELMFFSNRLKYPDTNNPALFQKRA; the protein is encoded by the coding sequence ATGCGCTATTACTCACCACTACGGTATCCAGGAGGAAAAGGCAGACTTGCCCCATTCATTAGGCAAGTGTTCATCGACAATGCCATCTGTGAAGGCACCTACATTGAACCGTACGCTGGAGGGGCAGCTATCGCACTTGAATTAGTGATGACAGGGTACGCAAAAGAGGCGTGGATAAATGACATTGACCCAGCTATCTATGCATTCTGGCATTCTGCCTTAAATGAATCCTCCGACCTTATTAAGAAGGTTAAACACGTCCCCCTGACGATTTCCGAATGGCATCGACAACGCAAGATCTATATAGGGCCAAAACCTCAGGACAGCCTCTCCTTGGGTTTTGCAACGTTATTCCTCAACCGAGTTAATCGGTCTGGCATACTTAACGCTGGTGTCATCGGCGGACTTTCTCAAACGGGCAACTGGCTAATCGACGCAAGATTCAATCGCGATGAATTAATTGACCGGCTTTATCGATTGGCTCAATACAGACATCGCATTCACCTATTCAATCTCGATGCAGAGCAATTTCTGAAAGAGACTCCACTTCCCAAACGATCGCTTGTCTATATGGACCCCCCGTACTTCCACAAAGCACAACGTCTGTACCGGAACCACTATGCAGAAGCAGACCATTCACGAATCGCCGAGTTAGCTCTACGGATGCGGAGTACTCACTGGATTGTGTCCTATGATGACGCACCTGAAATCCTTAGACTCTACCCCAAGAAAAGATTTATCCGTTACGCACTAAACTACAGTGCACAAGACAAGCGCAGTGGGGCAGAGCTGATGTTTTTCAGCAACAGACTTAAGTATCCTGACACAAACAACCCTGCACTGTTTCAAAAGCGGGCATGA
- a CDS encoding hypothetical protein (conserved protein of unknown function): MDQVIKIPNHYSFMDHEVYDFDRALSIYDWNIKSSEVAIDMSQCLTANYQALSLVVLYLWHLRANNCHITVRFRDDKKGASQMWRWMGATGWSQVLNSEQQNFRSTDMKPLIALRNKPDFEVALAKLDAYTKGFNVEYEKTLRYVLSELMYNTLEHGKKFAKLSHQDKRIPSIIEFTWYKLRNELHFVVADIGMGIKKHLEQSFGPFETDEEAIRMALRPQVSGTFAVKDPYLNKDNAGVGLFISSNIIKRLNADMHIVSGHGVVHVSPVDVTGQTLNYFWPGTFVLIKVKLEQEMNLNLHSIMAELREVADEEISRAETAESSNRQLVVVENYFGKHAEDKEAAIAHRNRYLLPAISEGRSILIDFNNVVNAPHSFLSALLATPIKRLGMEAYKRIKIVNASPEIRETIDFILDENTSDN; encoded by the coding sequence ATGGACCAAGTAATCAAGATCCCAAACCATTACAGTTTCATGGACCACGAGGTCTATGATTTCGACAGGGCTCTATCCATTTACGATTGGAACATAAAGTCTTCAGAGGTAGCCATAGATATGAGCCAATGCCTTACTGCCAATTACCAGGCGCTTTCGCTGGTGGTACTGTATCTGTGGCATCTACGGGCCAATAACTGCCACATCACAGTGCGCTTTCGAGATGATAAAAAAGGCGCTTCTCAGATGTGGCGTTGGATGGGAGCTACAGGCTGGTCTCAAGTGCTAAATAGCGAACAACAGAACTTTCGAAGCACAGATATGAAGCCTCTTATAGCCCTTAGAAACAAGCCTGACTTTGAGGTGGCGCTGGCAAAGCTTGACGCTTACACGAAAGGCTTCAATGTCGAATACGAGAAAACATTGCGCTATGTCTTATCAGAGCTGATGTACAACACCCTCGAGCACGGAAAAAAATTCGCAAAACTCTCGCACCAGGACAAACGGATTCCATCGATCATAGAATTCACCTGGTACAAACTTCGAAATGAGCTTCATTTTGTCGTAGCTGATATTGGAATGGGCATCAAGAAGCATCTTGAGCAATCATTTGGGCCTTTCGAAACTGACGAAGAGGCAATTCGGATGGCCCTTCGCCCACAGGTTTCTGGAACCTTCGCCGTGAAGGATCCTTACCTTAATAAAGACAACGCTGGCGTTGGTCTTTTCATTTCTAGCAACATCATCAAGAGACTGAATGCTGACATGCATATTGTCTCAGGGCATGGCGTAGTACATGTATCACCCGTCGATGTGACAGGACAAACTCTCAACTATTTCTGGCCAGGGACGTTTGTACTTATCAAAGTGAAGCTTGAGCAAGAGATGAATCTGAATCTTCATTCTATTATGGCTGAGTTAAGAGAAGTAGCTGACGAAGAGATCTCTAGGGCCGAAACAGCAGAATCCTCTAATCGGCAACTCGTGGTTGTGGAAAACTACTTCGGCAAACATGCAGAAGATAAGGAGGCTGCAATTGCTCACCGCAATCGCTATCTGCTTCCAGCCATATCTGAGGGTCGTTCAATCTTAATTGACTTCAATAACGTTGTTAATGCACCTCATAGCTTTCTCAGCGCTCTGCTTGCTACTCCGATAAAACGATTAGGCATGGAGGCTTACAAGAGGATCAAGATCGTAAATGCGAGTCCAGAGATCAGAGAAACCATTGATTTTATATTAGATGAGAATACCTCAGATAATTAG